From Pseudanabaena sp. PCC 6802, one genomic window encodes:
- a CDS encoding translocation/assembly module TamB domain-containing protein gives MGQAPMLPPSTPSSTRTKTLGRVGVGVTLGLTAASLGTFWYGRHFLNERLSPLVEAELQKTLKRPVKLGKVERVSLSGVQFGRSEIPATDKFQNFLTVDAIDVQIDALRYIQTSKLGVDVTVKKPQVFLKQDIATGLYFSPPETDGKPAESPIDLKTVKIEDGRITLQPSHADRLVTLDRLQIQSNWQITNPNNQTVRANGGGRVVLPQLTVGNATPDPAQLARAIESQRENGGDINVSTDWNLSNSEGNVQLRSQDLIATSLKGILPNIPVKPVQGRIDSNLNAIVRPGGKPEDAIALQGTVKLKDLSLKIANLPQLVTKLSGTVQFDGGTTTLQAISAHYGALEARANGTIGKKGFNLDADLMPTDIAKAIQSFGVKTPVAIAGEMKANIKVTGKQPVMNATFASTKPVTVDRLTLNQVKGRIGTKDFTTIEFSRIEATSAVDAKIQGEGQLKLPTGKQPTSTLFAFNVTGINAEKVAQLYEAKLPAAIGIVNAAVQVYGSTDNLQVLTQFDAPNAAYPATGELLLANNVLTVRNTTVQFPAGLVAASGSLNLTGNRAWQARLAGDNIPLAALAPDQRGRVSGIVLLDSASGSFDLDRIVAEADLNFDNAIAAVPDAITTRLRWDGKSLFVPSVQVGDYLSAKGRVDLAFNEQKLPTGVSNIDLDLTSRDLRLSQLRAFVPALSASTAGILNFDGNLSGAPEQLNVSGKLGVRDVQIAQLAAGLAPGNAKLPTGVANFNGSVRGAVTSPRLEGNLQLDDLKLDRVAFESRLAGPLTFDLKQGLKMDLQGNSDRIAARLDSRFQPIDFDVKLAEATATGKRSGGRSDLLDVAIANFPLAVLGSFTGQSNLDGKLSSRLAVSLGKNPSAVGDVAIDRPRFGRAQADRLVAKVSYANGNANITNGRVLLTNDELSSQGEYTFRLAYTPSAETQIQGQVKATNGKIQDIFTALQWFDFNSLAQGLEAPKLGKAASLQPLKTIGLSDSPLYRQLEYFSQIDARIAQQEEIAAANNPMPPLSEIKGSLDGTINFTSTKSSGFGLSFDISGKQWEYGKLAVDDVSGKGQFRNNTLKLDRLRLQSGDSFGQIVDARLGLLEQTGKIELSNFPIESLRSLPIFTNIPVDVTGNANGTATIGGSLFNPKAEGKIALSDPTINRQALKSVSSTFDYSNGRFKFKSLMQVDGTEPLNISGDIPYRLPFALVSGGNSLKLDIDVKNEGLAFINILNQPVRWLDGKGKAMLAISGTTRRPQVTGQIVLEGASVQVAGLPGNVTDLKGTIDFGLDRLESNITGNFSDGKLTAKGILAISNPDLFTEDKPEFNNPLTLYAERLNLELKDLYAGATNGFVVVRGAALAPVLSGEIALSNGRITIGGGDNLAGTSPTDEAPKTNGDSNFDVGFNQLIVKLRDNVQITRAPLMNFLVEGDVRVNGTLANIQPSGKINILRGQLNAIAARFRLDRAFDNYAEFIPDQGLNPKLNVRMLGSISEITRAPISAANTPLDAFANPASTPVSIFGSQRTLQVQATLTGFALNIRPEDLDLRSSPPRTRAELLALIGGGLLQQVGGDPAAALANLAGGTVITFLQDAIGDALNLSEFNLSPTTTTPVGNRGSTLGLAAEAAIDISRSFSVSVRGVLNDPSQPTSYTLRYRINPNTLVRTNSDFKGNNGASIEFETRF, from the coding sequence GTGGGACAAGCACCAATGCTGCCGCCATCAACGCCATCAAGTACGCGCACTAAAACTCTTGGTCGCGTTGGAGTGGGTGTAACCCTTGGTCTGACTGCTGCAAGCCTGGGTACATTTTGGTACGGGAGGCATTTCCTCAACGAGCGCCTGTCGCCCCTGGTCGAAGCGGAATTACAAAAGACGCTAAAACGCCCCGTTAAGTTAGGTAAGGTGGAACGGGTTAGTCTGAGTGGCGTGCAGTTCGGTCGTTCTGAAATCCCCGCTACAGATAAATTTCAGAATTTCCTGACCGTTGATGCCATAGACGTTCAAATTGACGCGCTGCGGTATATCCAGACATCAAAGCTCGGTGTTGATGTCACGGTAAAAAAGCCACAGGTATTTCTAAAACAGGATATAGCGACGGGTCTATATTTTTCTCCGCCAGAAACCGATGGAAAACCCGCAGAGTCGCCGATCGACCTCAAAACGGTCAAGATCGAAGACGGCAGAATTACGCTCCAGCCTAGCCATGCCGATCGCCTGGTGACGCTAGATCGGTTGCAGATCCAGAGTAACTGGCAAATTACCAATCCTAATAATCAAACCGTGCGGGCTAATGGTGGCGGCAGGGTAGTACTACCACAACTTACCGTTGGCAATGCCACGCCCGATCCCGCCCAGCTAGCCAGAGCGATTGAGTCGCAGCGCGAAAATGGCGGCGATATTAACGTATCCACCGATTGGAACCTTTCCAATAGTGAGGGGAACGTGCAACTGCGATCGCAAGATTTGATCGCCACATCCCTGAAAGGAATATTACCTAATATCCCGGTTAAGCCCGTACAGGGCAGGATCGATAGCAATCTCAACGCGATCGTTCGTCCTGGAGGCAAGCCAGAGGATGCGATCGCCTTGCAGGGCACGGTAAAGCTCAAAGATCTCAGCCTGAAAATCGCCAACTTGCCGCAGTTAGTAACTAAATTGTCTGGTACCGTTCAGTTTGATGGCGGTACCACAACTTTACAAGCCATATCAGCTCACTATGGAGCCTTAGAGGCACGCGCCAATGGCACGATCGGCAAGAAGGGCTTTAACCTGGATGCGGATCTGATGCCAACTGACATTGCTAAAGCGATCCAGTCTTTTGGAGTCAAAACTCCTGTTGCGATCGCGGGTGAAATGAAAGCCAATATCAAGGTTACGGGCAAGCAGCCCGTGATGAATGCCACATTTGCCTCGACTAAGCCCGTTACGGTCGATCGCCTCACTTTGAACCAGGTAAAAGGCAGGATCGGCACCAAAGACTTCACTACCATAGAGTTTAGTCGCATTGAGGCAACATCGGCGGTCGATGCCAAGATTCAGGGCGAAGGGCAACTCAAATTACCCACAGGTAAACAGCCTACCTCCACCTTGTTTGCCTTTAACGTAACTGGGATAAATGCCGAAAAGGTAGCGCAACTCTACGAGGCGAAATTACCCGCCGCGATCGGGATCGTGAATGCCGCCGTGCAGGTTTACGGTTCAACGGACAACCTTCAGGTGTTGACGCAGTTTGACGCGCCCAATGCCGCCTATCCCGCCACGGGTGAATTGCTGCTTGCCAACAATGTCTTGACGGTGCGCAATACCACCGTTCAATTCCCCGCAGGTCTGGTGGCAGCATCTGGTAGTCTTAACCTTACGGGGAATCGGGCATGGCAAGCACGATTAGCTGGCGATAACATCCCGCTCGCCGCCCTCGCCCCCGACCAAAGAGGGCGGGTTTCTGGCATAGTGCTCCTCGATAGTGCTTCCGGCAGCTTCGATCTAGATCGGATTGTGGCTGAGGCGGATCTGAATTTTGACAATGCCATTGCTGCCGTCCCCGATGCCATTACAACGCGCTTGCGGTGGGACGGCAAAAGCTTATTCGTGCCTAGCGTGCAGGTGGGTGACTACCTCTCGGCTAAGGGTAGGGTGGATCTGGCTTTTAACGAGCAAAAGCTGCCCACTGGGGTCAGTAACATCGATCTCGATCTGACTTCCCGCGATCTGCGCCTCAGTCAGTTGCGAGCTTTTGTGCCAGCACTTTCAGCCAGTACGGCAGGCATTCTCAATTTCGATGGCAACCTGTCTGGAGCACCCGAACAGCTTAATGTTTCAGGCAAACTTGGTGTTCGCGATGTCCAGATTGCCCAGTTAGCGGCTGGTCTTGCCCCAGGTAACGCGAAATTACCGACTGGCGTGGCGAATTTTAACGGTAGCGTGCGCGGTGCCGTAACATCGCCGCGTCTCGAAGGCAATTTGCAATTAGACGATCTCAAGCTCGATCGCGTGGCATTTGAATCCCGTTTGGCGGGGCCGTTAACTTTCGATCTCAAGCAAGGTCTAAAAATGGACTTGCAGGGTAATAGCGATCGCATTGCGGCCAGACTGGACAGCCGCTTTCAACCGATTGACTTCGACGTGAAACTGGCGGAGGCAACGGCGACGGGCAAGCGCTCCGGCGGACGCAGCGATTTACTGGATGTGGCGATCGCGAACTTCCCACTGGCGGTGCTGGGCAGTTTTACAGGCCAGTCCAATTTGGATGGCAAATTATCTAGCCGACTAGCTGTGAGTCTGGGTAAGAATCCTAGTGCGGTGGGCGACGTAGCGATCGATCGCCCCCGCTTCGGTCGCGCCCAGGCCGATCGCCTCGTAGCGAAAGTGTCCTATGCCAATGGTAATGCCAATATTACGAATGGTAGGGTGCTGCTTACCAACGACGAACTTAGCAGCCAGGGGGAATATACGTTTAGACTTGCCTATACCCCAAGCGCGGAAACTCAGATCCAGGGTCAGGTCAAAGCTACGAATGGCAAAATTCAGGATATCTTTACGGCACTACAGTGGTTCGATTTCAATAGCCTGGCACAGGGCTTAGAGGCACCCAAGCTGGGTAAAGCGGCTTCTCTGCAACCACTAAAAACAATTGGACTGAGCGATTCGCCACTGTACAGGCAACTGGAGTATTTCTCGCAGATCGACGCTCGCATCGCACAGCAGGAAGAGATCGCTGCCGCCAATAATCCCATGCCGCCATTATCCGAAATTAAGGGCTCGCTCGATGGCACGATTAACTTCACCAGCACGAAAAGCAGTGGTTTTGGACTCAGTTTTGACATCAGCGGAAAACAATGGGAGTATGGCAAACTGGCAGTGGATGATGTCAGCGGTAAGGGGCAATTCCGCAATAACACGCTCAAGCTAGATCGGTTGCGCCTCCAGTCCGGTGACAGTTTTGGTCAAATTGTTGACGCAAGGCTAGGTCTGTTAGAGCAAACTGGTAAGATCGAACTGTCGAATTTCCCAATTGAATCGCTGCGATCGCTGCCCATCTTTACGAACATTCCCGTAGACGTAACTGGTAATGCCAACGGGACGGCTACAATCGGCGGCAGTCTCTTCAATCCGAAAGCTGAAGGCAAGATCGCTCTGAGCGATCCGACGATCAATCGTCAGGCGCTCAAATCCGTGAGCAGCACCTTTGACTATAGCAACGGTCGGTTTAAGTTTAAGAGTTTGATGCAGGTTGACGGTACCGAACCTTTAAATATCTCCGGTGATATTCCCTATCGACTCCCATTCGCCCTGGTCAGTGGTGGAAATTCTCTCAAGTTAGATATTGATGTCAAAAATGAAGGTTTAGCATTTATCAACATCCTCAACCAACCCGTGCGCTGGTTAGATGGGAAAGGGAAGGCGATGCTAGCGATTAGCGGCACCACCCGCCGACCGCAGGTAACGGGACAGATCGTCCTGGAGGGAGCTTCTGTGCAGGTAGCCGGTCTGCCAGGTAACGTCACGGACTTAAAAGGAACTATTGATTTTGGGTTGGATCGACTGGAATCTAACATCACTGGTAACTTTAGCGATGGTAAATTAACCGCTAAGGGCATTTTAGCGATTTCCAATCCCGATCTCTTTACCGAGGATAAGCCGGAGTTTAATAATCCCCTCACTCTCTATGCGGAGCGCTTAAATCTGGAACTTAAAGATCTGTATGCTGGAGCTACCAATGGATTTGTAGTGGTACGAGGTGCAGCCCTTGCGCCAGTGCTGAGCGGTGAAATCGCGCTCTCGAACGGACGCATTACGATTGGAGGAGGCGATAACTTAGCTGGTACTAGCCCCACAGATGAAGCACCAAAAACTAATGGCGATAGCAACTTTGATGTTGGCTTCAACCAATTAATTGTCAAACTAAGGGATAACGTCCAGATTACCCGCGCCCCACTCATGAACTTTTTGGTGGAAGGCGATGTCCGCGTGAATGGTACTCTGGCGAATATTCAACCGTCGGGCAAAATCAACATTCTGCGCGGTCAACTGAACGCGATCGCCGCTCGCTTTCGCTTAGATCGCGCCTTTGACAACTACGCTGAGTTCATTCCCGATCAAGGACTCAACCCCAAACTCAACGTCCGCATGCTCGGTTCTATTTCTGAGATTACCCGCGCCCCCATTTCCGCCGCTAATACACCCCTCGATGCCTTTGCCAATCCCGCCAGCACGCCAGTTAGTATTTTTGGATCGCAGCGCACTTTACAGGTGCAGGCAACCTTGACTGGCTTTGCGCTCAATATCAGACCAGAAGATCTCGACCTGCGCAGCAGCCCGCCTCGTACCCGAGCCGAGTTGCTGGCTTTAATTGGCGGCGGCTTGCTCCAGCAGGTAGGTGGCGATCCGGCAGCAGCCTTAGCCAATCTAGCAGGTGGCACGGTAATTACCTTCCTCCAGGATGCGATCGGGGATGCCCTCAACCTCTCTGAATTCAACCTCAGCCCTACCACCACAACCCCAGTGGGCAATCGGGGTAGTACCCTGGGCTTAGCGGCGGAGGCAGCCATAGATATCAGCCGCAGTTTTTCTGTATCCGTGCGGGGCGTGCTCAACGATCCCAGCCAGCCCACGAGCTATACCCTGCGCTACCGCATCAACCCCAATACTCTAGTGCGCACCAACAGCGACTTCAAGGGTAACAACGGTGCTTCAATCGAATTTGAGACAAGATTTTAG
- a CDS encoding response regulator, which yields MNTNTTDTSKAFASQSLAMGSPIEVLEQFCGRQVTGRLFFKTDRISWIVRLESGKVTYASHSVEPFDRLVCHMRYMSQNVPALTKEFRSQVCVMFEDAKDPADSDTGGFAEDDPFRANEYAALCWLVNQQHLNYEQAAKMVEDMTKEAIEPLFWLDEVDYTFTKSIGNPVTLCRLEFENVANHCLQRLRLWQLFAPQTWSPYQRPYFFGQTDQQKKLLPELQLHQKFATILKGFSFRHLAVLLNKDELKVVGSLMPYVCEEVVMLRDPQPPFDLLPKIPTTIPTAFQRLAPQNSPAAVESTTDDTAGMSGALEAPINQTVYKIACVDDSPTVLSEIGRFLDDGSFEVFAINDPLKALVQMLKIKPDLILLDVTMPKVSGYDLCKLLRNSAAFKQTPIIMVTGNTGLIDRAKAKLSGSTDYLTKPFTQDGLLKMIFRYLS from the coding sequence ATGAACACAAACACAACTGATACTAGTAAAGCCTTTGCTAGCCAGAGTTTGGCAATGGGTTCGCCCATCGAAGTCTTAGAACAGTTTTGCGGTCGTCAAGTCACCGGTCGTCTGTTTTTTAAAACCGATCGAATTAGCTGGATCGTGCGACTTGAGTCAGGGAAGGTGACCTATGCCAGCCACTCAGTAGAGCCATTCGATCGATTGGTTTGTCATATGCGTTACATGAGTCAAAATGTACCAGCTTTGACCAAAGAGTTTCGGTCTCAGGTCTGCGTTATGTTTGAGGATGCCAAAGATCCTGCTGATAGCGACACTGGTGGGTTTGCCGAAGATGACCCCTTTAGAGCAAATGAATATGCAGCTCTGTGCTGGCTAGTAAATCAGCAACACCTTAACTACGAGCAAGCTGCCAAGATGGTAGAAGATATGACCAAAGAGGCGATCGAACCTCTGTTCTGGTTAGATGAGGTGGATTACACGTTTACTAAGAGTATTGGCAATCCAGTGACACTGTGCAGGCTGGAGTTTGAAAATGTTGCCAACCACTGCTTGCAAAGGCTCAGGCTTTGGCAATTGTTTGCACCGCAAACCTGGTCGCCATATCAGCGCCCCTACTTTTTTGGTCAAACCGATCAGCAAAAAAAGCTTTTGCCCGAGTTACAACTACATCAGAAATTTGCCACTATCCTTAAGGGGTTTAGCTTCAGGCATCTAGCCGTTTTATTAAACAAAGACGAACTAAAAGTCGTTGGTAGTTTAATGCCATACGTATGCGAAGAGGTTGTGATGCTTAGAGATCCACAACCACCCTTCGATCTCCTGCCCAAGATACCGACAACCATACCAACGGCTTTTCAGCGCCTAGCCCCGCAAAATAGCCCTGCCGCAGTCGAGTCAACTACTGACGATACGGCGGGTATGAGTGGAGCGCTGGAAGCTCCTATCAATCAAACGGTATATAAAATTGCCTGCGTCGATGATAGCCCCACAGTTTTGAGCGAGATTGGTAGATTCTTGGATGATGGCAGTTTTGAGGTGTTTGCCATTAACGATCCCTTAAAGGCGTTAGTTCAAATGCTCAAGATCAAACCCGATCTGATTTTGCTAGATGTCACCATGCCGAAAGTGAGTGGATACGATCTTTGTAAACTGTTACGCAACAGCGCTGCTTTTAAACAAACTCCTATCATTATGGTCACTGGTAATACGGGCTTAATCGATCGCGCCAAAGCCAAACTCTCAGGTTCTACTGACTATCTGACCAAGCCGTTTACCCAAGATGGATTGTTAAAAATGATCTTCCGCTATCTTTCCTAA
- a CDS encoding tetratricopeptide repeat protein: MNREQRRKAMKKQSVSPLGNLVPDPATDPATDRGDPLEAALSLHKSGQLQQAQVLYEKILKSQPRNSKLLNYLGVLKTQIGDRAGAIDLLEKAVSLEPQNFGYLNNLGNVYRAADRLTDAIDCYQKALLINPQSSDSHLNLGIALTERGEVAAAIQAFETALAANPYHPRAHITLGDLLQSQGELDRAIASYQKAIALQPNNFDALTSLGMAFYRKGYLQESQRTYEHALAIEPFSTSALANIAATFYEQGRMDMAVACYREAINIEPQNADARINLGFLMGQQGNYTEAEAYYRKAIELAPNAPKAIMGLAELLGSQEQWRSAIPLYEQIVADDEDRSDLQLEARAQFGIALRAMGDLTGAIAQFEQVLHTNPQHIKANAHLGLTLQLQENCTTQFSPQTIFNYEQSVKRYQLEIPQGFKDLQEFNAQLRDYIYQHPTLLADRAGKPINKGKQTYEIFTDSTAVMQALSQSINVCLQDYFSQCAATNHPFFQAIPTKWNLSGWAVVLSPQGFQTAHIHPESFCSGVYYIQVPDSISHSDTHEGYLSFSNLFPNEPENQRLQKYTIAPQEGLLVLFPSYFWHSTIPFSGDSLQDALRRDRICISFNVIPND, encoded by the coding sequence ATGAATCGAGAGCAGCGGCGCAAAGCTATGAAAAAACAATCGGTGTCACCTCTCGGTAATTTAGTACCCGATCCGGCTACAGATCCAGCCACAGATCGCGGCGATCCCCTGGAGGCTGCCCTGTCTCTGCACAAAAGCGGTCAACTCCAGCAGGCTCAGGTACTCTACGAGAAAATTTTGAAATCTCAACCCCGTAATTCCAAATTATTAAATTATTTGGGCGTGCTCAAAACCCAAATTGGCGATCGCGCTGGGGCAATAGATTTATTGGAAAAAGCCGTTAGTCTAGAGCCTCAGAATTTTGGCTACCTGAATAATTTAGGTAATGTCTATCGTGCGGCAGATCGCCTTACGGATGCGATTGACTGCTACCAAAAAGCACTGCTAATAAATCCCCAATCGTCAGACTCCCATTTGAATTTAGGCATTGCCTTAACCGAACGAGGAGAGGTAGCCGCCGCCATTCAAGCCTTTGAAACCGCACTCGCTGCCAATCCCTACCATCCTCGCGCCCACATTACCCTGGGCGATCTATTACAGTCTCAAGGCGAGTTGGATCGGGCGATCGCCTCTTACCAAAAAGCGATCGCGCTGCAACCCAACAATTTTGACGCTTTAACATCCCTGGGCATGGCTTTCTATCGTAAGGGCTATCTCCAGGAATCTCAGCGCACCTACGAACACGCGCTAGCGATCGAGCCTTTCTCCACATCAGCGCTCGCCAATATTGCCGCTACTTTCTACGAGCAGGGCAGAATGGATATGGCTGTTGCCTGCTACCGCGAAGCGATCAATATCGAGCCGCAAAATGCCGACGCTCGGATCAATCTGGGATTTCTTATGGGGCAGCAGGGTAACTACACCGAGGCCGAGGCGTATTATCGCAAAGCCATTGAGTTAGCACCAAATGCCCCCAAAGCAATTATGGGCTTAGCTGAATTGCTCGGCTCGCAAGAGCAGTGGAGATCGGCTATTCCCTTATACGAACAGATTGTCGCAGATGACGAAGATCGTAGCGATCTGCAATTGGAGGCACGAGCGCAGTTTGGGATTGCTTTGCGGGCGATGGGGGATCTGACGGGAGCGATCGCTCAGTTCGAGCAAGTACTGCACACAAATCCCCAACACATTAAAGCTAATGCCCATCTAGGTTTAACCCTACAATTGCAGGAGAATTGCACTACCCAATTCTCCCCACAGACAATTTTTAACTACGAGCAGTCAGTCAAACGATATCAACTCGAAATACCTCAGGGATTTAAGGATTTGCAGGAGTTTAACGCTCAATTGCGAGACTACATCTATCAACATCCAACATTATTAGCCGATCGCGCTGGCAAGCCGATTAATAAAGGGAAACAGACCTACGAGATATTTACCGATAGCACGGCGGTTATGCAGGCTCTCAGTCAAAGCATCAACGTCTGCTTGCAGGATTATTTCTCTCAATGTGCTGCCACTAACCATCCTTTTTTTCAAGCGATCCCAACGAAATGGAATTTGAGTGGTTGGGCAGTAGTACTTTCCCCCCAAGGCTTCCAAACCGCACATATCCATCCTGAAAGTTTTTGTAGCGGCGTTTATTACATCCAAGTCCCAGACAGCATCTCTCACAGCGATACTCATGAGGGATATCTCAGCTTTAGCAACCTTTTCCCAAATGAACCTGAAAATCAGAGATTGCAAAAATATACAATCGCACCGCAGGAAGGGC
- a CDS encoding YajQ family cyclic di-GMP-binding protein, whose translation MASSFSFDIVSEFDRQELVNALDQTRREVASRYDLKSTDTEISLEADAISINTDSEFTLTSVVDVMQTKALKRNLSLKIFDYGEVNSVSGNRVTQSIKLRKGIEQDLAKKISKLVRDRFSKVQVSIQGDALRVSAKSKDDLQAVIQALKSEDFPVALQFTNYR comes from the coding sequence ATGGCATCTAGTTTTTCCTTTGACATCGTAAGTGAATTTGACCGTCAGGAATTGGTCAATGCCTTAGACCAAACAAGGCGTGAAGTTGCCAGCAGATACGATCTAAAAAGTACTGACACCGAAATTTCACTTGAAGCAGACGCGATCTCTATTAACACCGACAGCGAATTTACGCTGACATCTGTAGTTGATGTCATGCAAACGAAAGCGCTCAAGCGCAACCTGTCGCTCAAAATTTTCGACTACGGTGAGGTAAATTCTGTCAGCGGTAACCGCGTAACGCAATCAATTAAACTCAGGAAAGGTATCGAGCAGGATCTCGCCAAAAAAATATCAAAATTAGTGCGCGATCGCTTTAGTAAGGTACAGGTATCGATCCAGGGCGACGCTCTGCGGGTTTCAGCTAAATCCAAAGACGACTTGCAAGCCGTAATTCAAGCCCTAAAATCCGAGGATTTCCCAGTCGCCTTGCAATTTACCAACTATCGCTAG
- a CDS encoding chemotaxis protein CheW, which produces MGTRDRSSSLSAAKSTKVADPPTDRYLEIQANSDTTLALPMASVQEVLTIEATNIVPIPNMPACILGILNRHSRVYWAIDLATLLACQSVDMVTHNFNVVIAIAGGMPIAIVVHKVIGMVTADRLESTVSHFPAHLQPYLQGRALQANRELAVIKVEAILQTPGLF; this is translated from the coding sequence ATGGGAACCCGCGATCGAAGCAGCTCTCTCTCTGCTGCTAAATCTACCAAAGTAGCCGATCCTCCCACCGATCGCTACCTAGAGATTCAAGCCAACTCTGATACCACGCTTGCTCTCCCAATGGCAAGCGTGCAGGAGGTACTGACTATTGAGGCAACCAACATCGTCCCAATCCCTAATATGCCCGCATGTATTTTAGGGATATTGAACCGCCATAGCCGAGTTTATTGGGCGATCGATCTGGCAACACTACTGGCATGTCAGTCTGTGGATATGGTTACTCATAATTTCAATGTGGTCATCGCGATCGCAGGAGGTATGCCGATCGCGATCGTCGTGCATAAAGTAATCGGGATGGTTACTGCCGATCGCCTGGAATCTACTGTCAGTCATTTCCCCGCACATCTGCAACCATACCTGCAAGGTCGCGCCCTACAGGCCAACCGCGAGTTGGCTGTAATCAAGGTAGAAGCAATTTTGCAAACACCAGGCTTATTTTAG